One Nicotiana sylvestris chromosome 12, ASM39365v2, whole genome shotgun sequence genomic window carries:
- the LOC138882928 gene encoding uncharacterized protein — protein sequence MRAKTDPSFCEYLLRIGNGEEKTDNYDKIEIPDYFVIPFISEKESLDLLFRATFPDLHTCSDMFSMTSRVILMTKSDFVDEMNELLIAHFPGDARTYIAFDETIEANDQSQYEDFLHTLHSAGLPPHKLTLIKHCPVILL from the coding sequence ATGCGAGCTAAAACAGATCCTTCTTTTTGTGAATATTTGCTGAGAATaggaaatggagaagaaaaaacAGATAACTATGATAAAATAGAAATTCCTGATTATTTTGTTAttcctttcatttctgaaaaggAATCATTAGATCTTTTGTTTAGAGCAACTTTTCCAGATTTACATACATGTTCTGATATGTTTTCTATGACTTCACGCGTAATTCTGATGACAAAAAGTGACTTTGTTGATGAAATGAATGAGTTGCTCATAGCTCACTTTCCTGGAGATGCTAGAACATATATTGCATTTGATGAAACTATTGAAGCGAATGATCAGAGTCAATATGAAGATTTTTTGCATACATTACATTCCGCTGGTTTACCTCCCCATAAATTGACATTAATAAAGCATTGTCCTGTTATTCTGTTATGA